In Heteronotia binoei isolate CCM8104 ecotype False Entrance Well chromosome 5, APGP_CSIRO_Hbin_v1, whole genome shotgun sequence, the DNA window TGTTGCTCTTACTCCCCTCAAGAGGAGATTTCTGATTATCTGCATATCACTAATTGCAGAACGAGCACCTTCCAGCTTAGTTGACTGTAGATGCTCCAGTGGCAGCAACTCGAGAAGCCCCTACCATTAAGTCTTCTGTTATAGCTATATATTCTAGGCATTTCATCTTGTGCTGTTCTTCCCTGCCACTTTTGTCCAACTAAGCTGGTAATATTCTGCATTTGTGTGCATttcactccttccccctcccccttggctCACACTGGTCCGGTCTTTCTCTGGAGAAGCAGATTTAATGTAAAATAttccatgggtgtgtgtgtgaagtccTTACCTTAGAAAACTCCTCAGTGTATCACCCATGTTCACTGCAGAATTGTTTGCATTTGCTTTAGCCTTGAGGTGGGGGGACTGATTTATACCAACTTCCACAGTTCATTGCCTCTTTAAACTTATACCCCTTGCTTCCAGTCATCTTTTCCCAGCTGAAGAGTCTTTTTTCACTGATTATTGTTGTTGCTGAGTACTTGGGAATGTGGGAATTAAAGGCAGCCTGGATAGAACTCCATTAGAAATTCAGGAATCCTACAGTGATCTTACACCCTTCTTTAAAGCTAAACTGATAACTTAAGCTGGGGATCTCAAACTGTGAGTCAAGTCCTTCACAGGAGAGTTGTGAGTGAGATGGCAGGGAGAGAATAATAGGTTGAGAAGCTGATGATGGACAACTTGGGTTTGCCTCTGCACAATGTGGAAAAATGGCCATCAAATAATGCCTGTTGTCCTGTAATGCTATGTGTTTACAAATATTaaacatgaaaaataaaatacaaagttATTCATTGTCAACTGATGTCAGGTGAGATGCCTGCATTATATGTTGGGAATGGAAAGTTGCATAGAATAAGATTAGAAGTGGGCGCCACATCAAAGCAACAAAAACCTAAAATCCCCTGGCTATGAGAACAAGGCCTGTAGAGAAATCAGAACATGAAACTCTGTGGTTGAATTAGTAGGCCAATCTTGGTCAAATGCAAGAACCACAGTCAGGAAATACTAGTTGACGAGGAAACCCCCATAAGCACATGCATCATCCAGTGTTTCCCTTCACTGTAATGCTTGTATTTTCATGTGGCGTTTTTTTTCAGCTGCTCCTCTGTTGTTCATTATTACTGTTATTAAACTGTTTTTACTCGGGAGGACCTTGTCAAATCTCaggaactaagcagggtcagtcagggtttttttgtagcaggaactcctttgcatattaggccacacacccctgatgtaaccaatcctccaggtgcttacagtaggccctgtgctaagagccctgtaagctcttggaggattggctacatcatggggatgtggcctaatatgcaaaggagttcctgctcagtACACGGATGGGAGGCCCCCAAGGAAGTCTAGAgatgctgcacagaggcaggcaatggcaaaccacctctgaacatctcttgtcttggaaaCTCTGTgagagggtcaccataagttggttgtgaattgatggcactttcatttatgctctgcttttctccccaacagagaCCCAAATCAGCTTACAGCATCCCAAATCAGCTTACAGCATTTCCTTCTCTTCCACTGTTTTCTCATaatagccctgtgaggcaggttaggctaggcatgggtgactggcccaatgtGATCCAGCGAGCTGCcgtggcagaatggagattcaaacctgtgtGTCCCACATTCCAGTCTGACACCCTAGCCATGACATCAGGCCATCAATGTGCATAGTGTTTTATAAAGTTAAATACACCATTATAAATTAACAGCGCTTGCTCTGTACAATGTGCTAGCACAACATGCAACaaatggcaggaggcaaaggTGACGCATGAGGAATGTGAACAAATGTAGCTTCACATCCTCAGACCATTTCAGTTGTGGATGAGGTGCACTAAGGGCTACAGCAATAGGctttgaagaaaaggaagatcttGAAGAGGTattgaaagggggagggggtattGTAGAGGTTCCTGAAAAGGTCCCTATTTCCATTAGTTGCTGTAGAATTAATAGATTAACTCTTCTTTCTAGTTGCTCAGGCTATAGCAAAGAAAACTtttgatttctctctctttttgcttttCAAGCTCCAGTGGAGAAATGGATTCCAAAGAGCCCAGCATGAATAAAATAATTGTGTATGACAAGCCCAATTTTGAGGGGCTCAGCAAAGAGTTCACAAGCGATGTTGCTGACCTGCATGAGCTGGATTTTGGTGACTGCATCTCTTCCCTCAAGGTTATAGGGCAACCCTGGGTTGCCTACGCAGTCCCTAGGTTTGAGGGAGATGGCTTTGCATTTGAGGAAGGAGATTATGAAGAGGTTAACAAGAACAACAACTTCTCATCCCTCCGACTGGTTCATCATGATCTCTCTGATCCTCAGATCACTCTATATGAACTCCCCAACTATGAGGGCCAGAGCAAAGTAGTGAAAGAAGAAACCAACCTTGCCTATGGTTACTTTAATGATCGTGTCTCCTCTCATGTTGTACAGAAGGGCATCTGGCTCTTGTACAAGAACCCAAACCGAAGTGGATGGTATCACGTTGCCTGGCCTGGAGAGCGCATCCATGACTATAAATCAGAACTTAATTTTGATGACAGTGTGTCCCACCTGCGGCCCTTGATGCCTGGCCGCCCCATCATCACAGCAAAGCTGTTGTGGGACCAGAAAAAAGTGGAGGATGAGCGGGATGTCCTGATAGATGAGATTGTGGGAGCCAACTGCACCAAATATGACCAAGCATTCACTGCCAACACCAGCCGGGAATATACTGCCACAGTTCTCCAGAGCTTTCACTTCAGCAATACCACAAGTCTAAAACTGGGCTTCAGTTTCCAAGTCACTGTGGGGGCTTCCAATGTCTTGGTAGTAGAGAAAGGGAAGCATGAGTCTACCACTACCAATGAAAAGGTAGATGTTATGCTGCCTGCCAAAATCCCTCCATGCACTGAGCTTTCCATTCATGTGGTCAAGAAAGAGACAACGACCACAGTTCCAGTGGAACTCACCATCGTTCAAAATGGCAGAGAAAGGAAAGAGCTTGCAGAGTACAAGTGCGTGTCAGGTCGCACCATTAGTACCAGATACGTCATGAAGCCCATCTCCACAGAAGAGGAGACTTCCCAAACCAAGCCTACACCTGTGACTGCGGGAAAGCATTGTCATATAAGCCTTCCCACAAACCTATAGAAGTGCTTTTCCGTGCTAAGCCTGAGCCAACACCACCAGAAAACAGCTCACAAGCCACACCTGAATAAGTTGTTTTTGGTGTAGAGGTCCTCAGAGAGATGGCTATTTTCAGATTGTCTACAGGGAGAAGGACAATGGGAAAGTATACCCAGTTCTCCTTGACCATGGTGATGGTTTgtgcatttggtgtgtgtgtACATTATAGATGGGAGTTAATATTGAATGGTATGTATTAGTTGATAATAGTGAAAATggagatttccctgtgaaaaattTATGGCTTCTATCACTGACGTGCCATTCTCACTAGATCAACAGTAAAACTGAGAATAGAGTTTCTGATACCTTATTATCCTGAGCCTTATTATACCTTATTATCCTTCCTACATAATTCTTACCTATCAAGAGGTAGTTGTTGAGCGATCCACCTTGGGGAGGATTGTCAGCTGCCTTTTATATACTGAACTTTATTATTTCCTTGTCTTATTTTAGCAATcctatattgcttttgtcatctAACAGTCttaactgcctccctggctgattttcTGCTGCTGATATATTTAAAGAGTGTTTTTCTTAATATTTATAGCAGCCAGAtcctcttttctttcctttttttgtgcCTTACCATCAACTCACACATTTTCTTCTTGCCATTACCTCCTTAGATTTTATGGCTTTCTTGGCTTTGATGATTGACTACCCTGGAATTCTGTGCACTTTGATGTTACCTTTTGTAATATGTGACACACCTTCTGCATAGATGTAGTAATTGCAGATTTATTCAAGCATCCTGAAGAGATCTGATGCTCTTGTTTCAGCTTGACTGTTCCTCCCATTTTTGGAAGATCCTTTGTCTGAAATCACGCGGCCACATTGTGTTTAGAGCAACTTGCAACTTTTTGCTGACATCAGTGTAGATCTTAATAGTGTTGTAGTTAGTGTTCCCAGCTGGTTGAACATCATATACATCTCCTGCCATGTCATGAGCACCACACAGGACATGTCTCTCTAGTTGGTTTTATGACTAACAATGTGATCCTGTGTATGTTTACTTCACTTTAAGCCAGTGAAGTTCCAAGGAACAATCAGCTATGGTAACTAGAATTTATTTTGTTCTTTATCATTACCAGAATATGCACTTTTTTGATGTTAGATAGGGTAGTTGATGTCAcccattattaaaacatttcctACCATATTGCTTTTTCCATCAGTCTTAAAGTTTTGGGCAGGTGGACAATAATATGTCCCCAGGTCAAGTTGTCCTTTGCAGCTGGTATCTCCAACCATAGCAAtgggcattttttttaaactggaactGAATATTCTTGTATTTTCTAGCCTATTCCAGTAGTGGGGCTTGAATGAACATGATGTATGCTAAAGAGACATGTTATATCTGCTGAGTTATTGTCCATCAGAAGTTGAGAGTAGGAGCAATTCAGCTGCCCCCTGCCAACATTGCCTGTAGTGAAATCAAATTCAAATGGTGCATGCATGTATGCCAGTGTAAATAAGACAGAAGATACCTGCCCAGAGTCACCTGCCAATTGGATATAGGACAtttcaaaatgaaacaaacaaaaagctcGTACTTTGCTGCAACCAAGGACCttgtgaaactgccttatactgagtcaggtacatcaatgtcagtattgtttactctgacCGATCACAGCTGTCCAAGTTCTATGGGAAAGgatgccaggattgaacctgggaccttcagaaTGCAAAACACTGCTTCTGTGACAATTTCTTATGTCTGTGGATCCCACTTTGAAGTGGTTTTATTTCATCAGCTTGTTGAAGTCAACTTTGTCTAATCCACAAGGCCTCTCAAGCATAGACCACATAATCTTTAAAAGTTAGAGGCAATATATTATAGGGATGATATTCAGCAGCCTGTGTTATTCAGATGATGAGTCCTTCTGTGGATTCTAAATGGAATAGTGGTTCCTTCAGTTTATGTATGACACAACAGtgttcttgattttttttagcaATGTGATCCTCAGATTCTTCTTTTGCTTGGTAATAAATTCAGCTGTTGTTCCTCATTAAAGATGTTGCTTTGATTTGCGTTGtggggttttatttttttaaacacatTCTGATCTAATGGGAAAGACATATAGGGCTATGCATGCAGAGGTGTGAAAGCGACTGTTCTAATTATACTGGATTCCTACTTGCTGATATTGCATAAAATGCAACAAGCTCTCTCTGAGATTTCTGCCATAGTATTACTCACTCCCCTCACTCCCATTTACTCTATAATTGATTGTGCAAATGTCCCATACATCTGACTCAAAACTGAGATCTTATTTATGCAGCTTAGTCAACTGGAAGGCTGCTACAAGAACTGAAAAGGAAATGGGATACagcagggtggccaatggtagctctccagatgttttttgactacaactcccatcagccccacccaacatggccaatggctggggctgatgggagttgtaggcaaaaaacatctggagagctaccgttggccacccctgggatacagCACCACAGAAAAGAATTGCTGAAATGGGGAGCATCTGTTGTTGTTTGCTGTCTGAAGAGTTTCTAGCCCTCATGATTACACAGAGGAACTCAAGCCCATGTTCCAATGAGTAATTAAATGAGTAAAGATTGAAAAGGCAATAACTTCCTGCAAAGAGTTAGTCAATATTTATAAAAAGCTATAGCCACACAAAGGGCTGTTCTGCATGTTCAACtcactcctgattttcttgacaGTTGATCTACAAGCATTGGAATTGGTTTGGGCACAGTTGTTCCACACGTCTGTCCTCCAGCATGTTCAGAGTTGTGGAATCcgtttattttcttccacataTACCTTAAATCAGGATGTTCAAGGGAGAATGCTGGCATGATTGCCGTCACAGCACTCCCCTTTTTATATTGTATGCATGCTTATATCaatataattgcagaatttttatgaaaagcataaaaatataaattaacaaCATACCAATGTAATGATATGTCatacaggttctctgaattctcagcttccatttaaaaaataaatatcccTTTCCCAAGAcatatttaaaaatgtatatctCCGCAAGGGTTGGTGCtaggaacttttaaaaaatgaagtctGAGAATTTAAAGAACCTGCTTAATCTGTCATAACACAGTATATCAATATtttagggctttaaaaaaaaagaaaaggggagggactgtggctcagtggtaaagcatctgcttgggaagcagaaggtcccaggttcaatccctggcatctccaaaaaaagggcccaggcaaataggtatgaaaaacctcagcttgagaccctggagagccgctgccagtctgaaaagacaatactgactttgatggaccaaaggtctgattcagtataaggcagcttcatatgttcatatgaaaagaAACCCTTTTTTTTTCAGGGCAGAGAGGACGAAAAGGAATGGGTTGATGATAACAACAGCCCACCCATCGAAAAGTGAGTGGGAGGTGGGTGGCAGTGGGTGACATAAAGACTCACAGGAAAGTGACAAATCTTTTTCCAGAAAATCAGTGGTGAAAGTTGTCTAGGAATACTAGAAATAAAcctgggaggaaaaggaaaaaaggtaAAACTTGAAGGCATAAAAATACATGTGGAAATCGGGATAAGCCAAAGCAGTATGGGACCAGAACCAAACTGATTAAAAAATGCAGAAAATCTAAAGTCTGCAGCTATGCAAACGAAGTTAAATATGCAAAGTAATTTAATGTGTTCTAGTTCTGCCTATTTTTCTGCTACTTACCTtgaataattttaatttttagatttatatcccatcctatcccacaagtgggctcagggcagttcaccacaataaaacagttaaaataatatcttaaAAACagacaggagcagcacagtaaacaatcttacagacataggcggtaaacagcatgtggctgatggctaatAGCATAACATAAtgccataatggtgaaatgctgggggaagtgctaactttcaaaggacacctgctggattaattaaaagcctggtggaagagctctgtcttacaagccctgcgaaatcttgataagtcctgcagggcctggatctcctcattccaccaggtaggggcctggaccaaaaaggccctggccctcattgaagccagctgggtgttcttaggaccagggactatgagatgatgttgagcagcagacctcagagcccaggggggttcatatggggagcaTGGTCCTGAAGTAAATAATGGTTTCGTTTTTGTTCTTTTTAGCATTTTGAGGAGGAATTgctgtgactttttttttaagtaagtgtgtgactgaacaacaagaagttGATATATTTCAGCTTCCTCTGAGTCTTTACAAGTTATATCTTGTGGGACAGAGGTGAGATGCAGCTTGTCTCTAAAGCACAAAAGAATTCTCTCTCTTCATCAGCTTTTAAGCTGTAGTAACTGAAATTGTGTTTTTTAAATAATTCTGGAACCATTGCCTTGCTTGTTGCTCCAATTCCAGAGCAAGAACCACAATAAATTATCTGTGATAGAAATGTTGGATCCAATGTACTCTTTAGCAATTCCTTGAGCACAAGCTCTGGGTGTATTCTCATGAGACTGTTTGACAGGTTTAAGTCAATAGCTTTAGTTCCTTCAGCAGTCAACACCCAGCATTTCCAGACCTATATTGTCAGCTAAATGTTTGTCTCATGTTGAAATGGGTTCCTCACTTTTCTTCTCAGGGTTCTGCCATCTCTTTGGTGAATGGTGAATGccatctctttttcttctcctctcaGCCCTGATTCCCACTgtcagcttttaaaaagaaaatgtaacTAATGCAATTTCTACTGCTCAACTCAATATTCCCGAGACTACTTATGTAGCTgggttgagacagaaattcaacaaGTGTAATGTTTTCCTCAGCATTAAAGCAAAAGCTGTTCTGGTTGAATGCCTGTCATGGTTGTATTAAAGGCACTATCAGGGTGGGTAAAGATGGACATTGTGAATAGCCCCTTTTGCTTGCAGGTCAGGAATAGGGTAATGACTCAGGTTTCTGTGTACAGGTTCACACAGCAGACATCTGTTGTAATGTACGTAATAAGTACATCTCACCCCCTTCTTTATTTTGGGGTGTTCACTCAGCACAATTCAAACATTACAAAGGTATTACTAGTACTTAATTCACTGTTGAGGTTCATCTTTATTGCTAACCAATTACATAGTCTTTGAATTTAGTCTATCTACTATTAGCTTGCACACCTTCATGTGACGTGCTAATGAGTTTGGGAAGAATACCTAAACCGAAACCACCCTTGTGTTCTTGCTGTTCCAGAACTTAATCAGAAATCTGTTCTGAGATTGCCTCATCAGGTGTTGAAACAGGTTCTATGGGGACAGATCAATCTTAGATGCCTCCTATTCCTTCAATATACACTTCCACTTGATGTTTCCTCTGTACAAGAACATGGTTCAGCTGTTATTCCCGTGACTAGTGCTGCTACTCATCCTGCATAGCCTTCTTATCATAGTAGTCTTTTGTCAGCACTGGAGATTATTTAACTTCTGACAACTGTCCATTGGTAATCCGGGTGTCAGTGTTGCTGGTACAGCTGGCAGAATGCTACGAAAAAGGCCAGGGACTGTATAAGGACATATTCAGGAACTGAAATAGGAGTGTTTCTCAAATCAAGCAACGTTTGATTGAGATCTGAACCATTTATTAACATTTTTGGGAACATATGTTTGATGGTTTGTGTTTGGCCTAACCATTGGACTGGGGTAGCCGGGACTAGATGAGAGATGCCCCAGATGGAAGGAAATTGTTTCCTCATTGaaataaaagaaagatcttggctAAAACTATGCTGTCTTACCCAGCAATAACATAACTTTAGGATATTTTGGATATCAATCAACTATAAGGTAGGTTTGTGAGTTCAAAAATATCAGTTGCCAGTTTGAACCAAGGAAAGTCTGGGATCTcatgtaagtagggttgccaagtcccctgtgggctCTAGTTGGGGACTCTCCTTGCGCGTGcaccatgatgacgtcacccagaagtgatgtcatcgcaccagcaactctaggcatttctggggaaactctattgttttcctggacgctctatcaattttggggggtggaactctatggtacttattgTGCAGGGGTGCAATTAGATTTGATTCATTTGGAATGTATTGTGCCAGGTACTGTATAGTTCCCAGGAGTCTCTGAAGGCTTTCTTGTCCTTGGATGGGGGCATATGATAGCCTTCACTTCATCTTCATCAAGCCTGAGATCATCTTTGATAAAAACATGGCCTGTGTATCTGACACTTTCTATCAAGAACTGGACCTTGTCCTTATTAAACTTTACAGCATAGCAGTCACAGGAGGAGACTGAGCAGGatgaagctctgagagaactattaTCTAAACTCAATGCTTTATTTTGCTTAAGATTTATGTTGTATTGAAACACCTCAGGGTCTCCTGTAACTGTTTGGAACCCTTCTAAAAGTGCCCCTCCACTAGGTTTTCTTCATCTTTGAAACACCACTCATCCACATTCGTTAGAATGAGTGACACAAGTTTATGGTGAAGTGTTGGTAGCATGTGAACTGCATGTCCCCACAGGTCTTCAGACAGTCTTATAATAATACTAGGAAAAAGGCCTGCTGTGGtggaaaatacaacgggctctagaaagaggctgtgggcGAGTGCccctccttgctgtcttcccacccactcacccaaatgaaggcacTCACTCCTCCAACCTTgatgtcttctcacccacccaaggcggcaattttctgtaggggaattgatttgAATTCAGCTTCCATCTCCTCAGGAGCTTCTATATAGGAAAGGacattctttctccacagtgtggatcaAAGAAGCTTATATCATTATCCtattccccttttgatctgcacaacaactctgtgaggtaggttaggatgaaagtctgtgactagtcTGAAATTACAGTGTGGATCAAAACAGGATGGAAGCaatctcagcagagtataatgtcacaaagtccagcctgcaaagcagccactttctccaggggagctgatctctgccatctggagagctgttgtaattctgagtgatctccagccctcacctggagattagcaacagtggttctccaggaggaaatgactggtttagagggtggagtctatagcataCTACCTGTATgatgtcccacccctcctcaaaccccaccatctcctagatccacccctcaaatccccaggaatttcccaccctggagttgacaaccctatctccttcctttaAGCTGcccctctgcagcctctacctaggaaaagtacagtctttctccacaatgtggaCCAAGTATCTCACatcatt includes these proteins:
- the LOC132572410 gene encoding epidermal differentiation-specific protein-like, with the translated sequence MDSKEPSMNKIIVYDKPNFEGLSKEFTSDVADLHELDFGDCISSLKVIGQPWVAYAVPRFEGDGFAFEEGDYEEVNKNNNFSSLRLVHHDLSDPQITLYELPNYEGQSKVVKEETNLAYGYFNDRVSSHVVQKGIWLLYKNPNRSGWYHVAWPGERIHDYKSELNFDDSVSHLRPLMPGRPIITAKLLWDQKKVEDERDVLIDEIVGANCTKYDQAFTANTSREYTATVLQSFHFSNTTSLKLGFSFQVTVGASNVLVVEKGKHESTTTNEKVDVMLPAKIPPCTELSIHVVKKETTTTVPVELTIVQNGRERKELAEYKCVSGRTISTRYVMKPISTEEETSQTKPTPVTAGKHCHISLPTNL